gattcggtaagtggttcggtactgtagtagattcggtaacaattcggtaaaccagattctgtatcagaaactgataagaatcacaagtaacatacttaaattcggtatggattcggtaaccacacaacttgaagcttcagtacacttaaaaccaaagatttaagtgaaaccgagattctgattcggtaattgactcggtagtcaaattctgtaaaataatATGTGCAAACTCAATcgaattcccttgaattagattcggtaaccttgctgcacaagaaaacaagttagtaacaaacagaatatcaatgataccgaagattcaggataccaaatgtcaactgtagcagttgacaataccgagtctaagtctaaaacttagaaatataacagaatcctttctcaaaccacaccaattagctgcgtatgatcaaaccgaatgtgatagaatcacaaacacaccacaatctgcaacacttaagatgaatttccagtaatgaagcagattcgttatgacagttacgataccgaatgttgatcaaatcttcaaaacttgacgaattgaagaaattgaaccgacagaaatgtgatttaacacctcacgaacacaactgaatctttaaatcttcacaaaacaccagaatcaagcttgaattaagcaataccgagagttttagccacaaactctaaaaattaacttgattctccataattgaagttaaaaagctgtaatgatgataaaaactctttctaatacaccttcgctgaacttatcacaagaatctgaacgtcagattatcaaattcgataataccgaatctgattcattttaccgagagtattcagattctgtaatctacaatctctggatcgatatagtgatatagaatcacttcctggaagctctgataccaaatgataggtcagatcatgttgagattgagagaaaagataagatagagtgagattcggtatataggaagaagactcggtatgagagagaatcggtaaaattacattccacagcttctagaaattggttacaatacaatggctatctaattaggactacttaggttccttatatagccctcttctaaggaaccttcatttaagcttaattcacattaacattagacaacttcggggtcctaacaaaagTCAACGGTGTTTGAGCATTTCCGTACATTACTTGGGGTCAAAAACAGTAGCAGGCCCACACTTAGGCATTAGATCACGACAAATGGGCTTGTTACAGTCAGGTATATTGACCGGCAAACACTATTGAAAATGGACAAGCTAGCAGTCTCGTAGGTGAATTAAATGGGCCAGAGGAACATAATGTTATTGGATCACGTAATAGTGTAGGGTGGATGGAATGTCTGGTAATGGACCTATTGTTACTACTACTAGTACACATGTTAACCACATCCCATGTTTTATGGAAAATAAATTGACCACCATTGAAGCCACTGATTTGGAAAGGGTATTTAGTGAGGATGAAATTTGAGAGGCGGTCAAAGATTGCGGAACCTCGAAGGCACCAGGTCCGTACGGGTTTAATATGGGGTTTTATAAGAAATGGTGGACCACTATTAAAGGCGATCTTATTGTGGCAATTAACGCATTTTGGAAAAAAGGGGAGTTCTCAAAGGGTTGTAACGCTTCTTTCATCACTCTTGTTCTAAAACAGTTGGACCCCGTTGGCTTAAATGATTATCGTCCGATTAGTTTAATTGGTAGCTTCTACAAGGTGATTGCAAAACTCCTTTCCAACCGCCTTAAAAAGGTTATCCCTAATCTTGTCGGGTTTGAACAAAGCGCTTTTATCAAATGTAGGAATATCTTCGATGGGGCCCTTATTGCTAATGAAACGCTCTCATATTTAAAGCATAAGCGCCTTAAAAGCGTTATTTTTAAAGTGGATTTCGAAAAAGCCTTTGATTAGCTTAGTTGGGATTTTTTAATCAAAATAATGGAAATTATGGGATTCGGGCTTAAATGGAGAAAGTGGATACTTGCATGTTTAAAGTCGGCGTCTATCTTGGTTCTTGTTAACGGATCACCAATAAGTTTCAACTTTGAGTGGGGGGTAAGGCAAGGCGACCCACTTTCCCCGTTTCTTTTTATCTTGACGGCGGaaggattgaatattttaacaaaaATGTCCATGAGAAACAACTTTTTGTCAGGGGTAGAAATAGGTTGGGATAAAGTACTCATCTCGCACCTCTAATACGCGGATGATACCATCTTTTTTGGTTCATGGagtgaaggaaatattaggaatctcATGAAACTTCTAAAATGTTTTGAATTAACGTCGGGACTTAAGGTTAATTTCCACATAAGTAACCTTATTGGAATTGGGGTTGATAAGATTGAAGTTGAGAATATGGCTCGGTTATTTCATTGCAAAGTTGGCACTACTCCTTTTATTTATCTTGGACTTCCGGTCGGTGGTAACATGAAAAAACAAGTGAGTTGGAAACCGGTTTTAGACAAGTTTGAAAAGCGACTTTCGAATTGGAGGGATAGATCGATTTCATTTCTTAGGCGCTGGACTCTTGTAAACTCGGTGTTGAATAGTCTCCTGTTGTACTACTTTTCGCTCTTCCGTGCTCCGCCATGTGTGCTTAAAAAACTTGAGTGTGTAAGACGTTCTTTTCTTGGGGCGGGCCGGGTACCAAATCAAAAatctcttgggttaaatgggaagaAACAATTTTACCTTATCGGGATGGGGTATTAAATTTGAGTTCCTTAAGAACAAAAAATATGGCTTTGATtggaaaatggtggtggaggtttaagacCGAAACCAACTCTTTGTGGGTCAAGGTTATTTCTAGTATTTATGGGACCTCGGGTGGACTAGCAATTGATGACTCTTTTCAAAATGACTCATTTAAATCAATTTGGAAAGGAATTATAAATACGGGGGTAAACATTGAACATACCGGTCTTGCATTTAGAAACTTTTTTGTGAAGAAAATAGGTGACGGAgcttctacttcattttggaacgaGGAATGGATTGGAAATGAAAAACTTAAAGACAAGTTCAAAAGACTTTCAAGACTAGAGCCGTATCTAGACGTTACAATCCAAGATAGACTTTCATGGGATGGTGCAAAATGTGAAGGCAAATGGGCGTGGTTGAGGGAACTGATGTGCAAatcgtggtatatgaattgttgtatgaaatagtatggaaaaataccgattaaagattgctacacactagcgggcagtgtacccgatcgtgtagtagtatagtaaatggtaaaatccgtgtatcgttccaaggacaatatctaagtcaaattaggattataaactAAATTATGAGTAACTAAAAgaattacaagtacaagatatattttggtttgcccttttacgatgggcgaatcaagtgatgaataagattaaaagacaatgtttttggtattttaagtttatgaaagtaaaagatagttttgatatcaaattaaggaaatatgctcatctagactttttacccttaatgttgaatgttatttaggattaagatcgaattgattggttatgcacgagaactacttaattggtttaccaagagtagtcttgcgcaaacactcaaacgggattacacgacgcaagtgatgttcttgtcatctaagacctcctatttgtaatcaactaattcaactagtttgaagacttgaagaatgatcaagtcaatggtgtgttgtacatgatccactcctatatcaactaatggtttaacttagttcattcccttggtccggttaaatgctcaattcacccaacccaaataattaactaagtgatatgataagatccctataaacgtcactagatgaggcaaatcactaacacatgttaattaatggaactaggtagttgaaagtgtgtataacataTTCTAAGGAATTGGCCATTCTCCTaaacaattacacatactaattaagcgatttcaaagtatctacaagagtcgttcttacattcttatgtaaattaaccatttgaactcaacttatcccttttggtaaaagacggataaacacatgtcactaggtgtaaatcaataaattaacttaacaagatgatacttcttaatcaaatgaacatatcaactagttgaatcgaaaagattaaacttaacaagaatggttcttgtattcaaacatcaaactatcgtgcataataacaatcaatcaatagttaacattcaacatttcggttatttatctagatgaacataaaatggactagccaacaatcatgcttgaaaacttaaacaaaacagtaacaaagatagaattcattgtaatacaagattgaccttttttaggagtaatcttggatgaagctattgaatgatccttgattcttcaatgatttaagtgcatagatgcactttgataagcccaagaattaCTTTAATTCGTATGTTTTAGTTACagaacagaaaggaaactggtacccCTTGAAATGAAGCTGGACATGGAATTAAATAGGCTGAACAGTAGCTGGAAAGTGAGGTGCGCCAAGCGCACCAAAAAGAGTGCACCGCGCGCACAGTTCACCTACTACACATTTGCTTTACAGCTCGACAtcgcacgttcaaatctgctttaCTGGTAAAAGTGTGCggaggggtgcgctgagcgcacagtACTGCGCGGCGCGCACTGTGCTTGGCGTACTTTGGTTTTGTCCAAGAAATCTTCTGATCAAAATATGGCATTTTGCGCTGCGCGCACCCTTAGTGGTTCGCTGAGCGCTCCTCACTGTTCTTGGATTTCTGGTCTTGGTTTCGATCTCTGAGCATTATCATCCATTTTCTTAAatgtttcttcaagtttacaatgattttagactacattacaataatataaaatacaaacggaAATACAATGTATTTGTACGAAATGAACATCAATAAGACTcgatattgcgactaaagatatatctaatttgagcaatatcaaatcccctCATACTTacctcttgcttgtcctcaagcaagtcttgttctaatcattcGTATACAAAACAATAATATAAATGAATCTCAAACATAATTTGAAGTACTCAATACATTAGTCACACGAAGCACGCAAAACACACATTATTATAGAACACAAACTAACACTTTTATGAACACATGTTTACACAATTTGGAATACATACTCACACATTATTATAGAATACAAACTCACGCTTTTATGAACACATGTTTACACAATttggaatacacactcgttgaggtacacacacagtatatgaaacacacgcacacatttggattttttcgggagagacgaactttggtgaaagttctttacaaatttggatccttagggaaaattggatctttgagaaaatgttttaagattttgaaaatgtcaatgctagtttttaaactagacacgttttccaattttaacctcaaatttcgattgagggtaactgaaaaccgaagtctcagtcggcgattagcaagctattcgcccacatgattgtagtatcatggaactcttaaccgggtgccccctgacgcgatataaatatcggtctttcatgacaatttgtacaatttagatccagggttaaaactgcgaaccgggacagatcctgctccagcttatatacCGTAATACCTTTTACACTGGACAgctccttggatttaccctaccaagtttattttcgggtttgaaagttcaagactttcccttcccactttacctttatatcgtgatatgatatgggtatgaaatgatatagtttaggaagtttaCTATGTCAAGTAAGGcacaattcggaagactttacttccttcaaggatggactagatgcatcctttccgtttagtgacttttatttcttttattttcaaGCCAGAAGTACTTTAATCATTTTAACTTTGCAaaattttgtgataataattcaaAACGATTAGTAAAATTCCCCCATACTTGCCTTTTTCGCTAAGACTTTTTAATTCTAAAATTTAAAATTTCTTAATAAATTGCGAAATTAAGTCCAAGCTGCATACCCGAGAGAATTAccctccccccacacttaagattaagtaaggccctcattacttaaaatcagaaaattttaaaaaaattcacgaaggcattagtgtgaaaagagttcgaaaaaccttggtATAAAGCCGGAGATTGTGAAACTTAGGTGAGCGAtggtgctgaacttaatgccagcatatgAACATCGTTCATTtcttgatctctatcacaaattccaaatTAATTGTACctcgctgaacttaatgtcagtatcactaaaccttaacaataagaaacaaacaaacaaacaaactaaTATAGATAAAGGTGGTGTATTCAACACAACCACCCACAAATGTTATCTCTACAACATAAATAGTTTaaagattattacaaaccaaaaaccATTCTGAAAACTACCAAAGTATTACCAAATATTAGCAAATAGGGCATATGAGCCCTCTAATtgtcaccaaagaagttaccaaaaggccagccagagtaggtgcccgaaccatcattcctaggtcttcTATGCGGGTATTGTTCCTTAAAGCGTCTTTGTGCATCTTGCATGGACGCTTGTTCATCATATAACAGAGGACTAGGAATTCGGTTTGGGGTATGGTAATAGGTCGGGTTTTGGTAGGAGGTAGCATAATACTCTTGGGGGTTTTGCATATACAATccaacattatggcgaagccaatcgcccctATAGTTCCCCCACCTTTGATCATACCTTGACGCCCTGTTATGCTCCCTCTATTCTTCCTGAAATTGGTGAAATTGTGTCTGTTGTTGCTCATATTGGTTATCTCTATTTTGGTAACCGACTCGCATATCATGGAAGCCCATAATAATTTCACCTAATTCATCTTCCCTTGACCTCTGTTGGTGCCTATGCCTTCTCCTTTTTGGTTGTGGTGGGTCCTCTTGACCTTCTTCTTCAGGTGCCTCCATATGCACATCTTCTTCTTCGTTTTCTCTTCCTACACCACTGCCTCCGGCTTCATGATCATTTGCACGGGGCGGTGCGTTTACTCTCAGAACTAAtggaataagcctttgatgattatTATAGGCCAAAAATTCTGCATTCAAATAATAAGTTTTGTTCAAAGGCTTCATTGTGGTATTGTTTGGAATTAACCGAGATAAATCGACACCAAAATGCCTAGCAATCTAGGTGATGTATTGCCCACCAACAATCGGGTTCAACCCTCTATCTCCCCTTGAATTATCAAGATAACTTGCCAACGTAGATGGAATGTTGAcactgcttttgttgtagattttATCTACAAGAAAAACATCGAGACGTGTTACTTTATTGGTgccatgttttcttgcattaaaAGTACATGCAACGAGCCGATGAATCATTCTTTTATATTTATTGGTTATATCAGTAAACTTGCTTCGGCTAGCGGAAAATTGAGTGTCTGTCATATCGGTCCAAAATGGGCGTGGATCATAAGAATCTTCATAGTACTCGGATGACCGCAAATAAGCATTGAGTTGGTCATCATCAAGTTCGGCATATAGCCCGAATACTCGAGCAAGCTCAATTTGGCAAAGTGCCCGATCGATCCCACCTAAatgaaatctcaaaaatttttgacTTGTTGGATCCATAATTAGATCAAAACGTAAAGAGGCTATGAACTCTTTGCATAACTGTGggtatataacatcattgaacctcATAATTCGTTCTCATGCCCTGATTGTTATTAATCTGCCCGTTAAAACCTGGTATTGTACCTCTAACATTCTAGCCACTCTATCATACTCCCGTGCTTCCACCAATGGAGCCGGGTCAAAATACCACGTTGCATCGCATGATTTTTCTGCCACCCAATTATAAGCACTTGTGTAATCTGGATGGTCTCGGACATAGGCTAGCCAAAGCCTTGGGTCATTTTGATCCGGTGATTGTTGTCATTCTTCTGGTGAAGAATGTTTTTCATCTGGTGAAGAATTTCGTTCTTCAGATGAGTGCTCATGTTCTTCACGATACCGGTGTAAAGGTTCTTCTTGCTGTTGATTTCTCCTTGTCCTAAAGTTGTACTGCATACAAAAAACATACACCAAAACAAAAGAGGCGCATAGAAAATAGTATGCGTTAGTGTGAGCTCATcataaatcaagtatatgttcaaaaatacatatagcacataatTATGTTAATCATTCATGTAAACATTTTCTTAAAAGATCAAGATTAACATAGTTAGTCTAGCGTtctagaaaccaaatttgaacatgaacctcatatcattctcatcccTTTAACAATACTATCACATTAGACATAAAGTGATGGAAACTTAACAATTTTCAATCATTTATATCAATTAAGAACCAAAACATGCtagatttccaaaacatgaacaACCATATCCTGCTCAATTGTGATACATACTTATGAATTGCTCAAAATTTCTCAAAACATTCACAAACACTTAGCTAGAGACCATATTCAATCAAATTCAAAGCCAAAATTCTAATTTAAAGTCtacataaaccctagaatcatgaatataCCCTAAAACACAATGGAATATGATTTCAAGGCATACGAATcaattataacaacctaaagcaGGTTAATGTTTATAAAAATTACTAATTCAAGAAAACccacataaatttcttaaacaatccgAAAAATTAAGCATGAAATAGAAGTTATAGaaagaaaattaagtggaatcaTATGAACATACCCTAGGCATCTTGAATTAGGCTTGGATTTGAGAAGATTTGGTTAAGATTTGAAGGATTGAAGTTAAGGTTTGGATGTTTTAGTGAAAGAGAGAAAATGAATCTGCAATTTTGGGTAAGGAATGAGTGAAAAATGAATGTGTGGTGTTAAAGAGGTGATAAAGCAGTGGACCACACCAAAAATTTAAATAGATTTGAGCTAAACGggagggtgcgctgagcgcaccattAAAGTGCGCGACGCGCACTCATGATCATAACATGAAAACCTTCTGACCAATTTTCTGTTGAGTGTGCCGAGCGCATGGAAaataggtgcgcggcgcgcaccttgTGTTATTCATGTTTTTCCGCTTTTTGTCAGTTCAGTAAGTTTGGTAACAGATTGGTGAACGTAATGGTattcaacaaaaattaaaaatcACTCAAAATCATATAAATCACACAAAAACCTATTTCTAACATTTGTGAAGGTTTTAAAACGAGTCGCTTCACCCGACTCTCCCCCAAACtttaggtagctttggggttgaaaacgagttttacctcatcttcaatgttccTGGGTCCATCAACATACAGTTTGACCCTGTGTCCGTTTACTTTAAAAACATCACCCTTCGCATTCCTtaattccaccgttccatatggaaaaaccttgttaataaaaaatggt
This genomic stretch from Rutidosis leptorrhynchoides isolate AG116_Rl617_1_P2 chromosome 11, CSIRO_AGI_Rlap_v1, whole genome shotgun sequence harbors:
- the LOC139876001 gene encoding uncharacterized protein, whose product is MEIMGFGLKWRKWILACLKSASILVLVNGSPISFNFEWGVRQGDPLSPFLFILTAEGLNILTKMSMRNNFLSGVEIGWDKVNFHISNLIGIGVDKIEVENMARLFHCKVGTTPFIYLGLPVGGNMKKQVSWKPVLDKFEKRLSNWRDRSISFLRRWTLVNSVLNSLLLYYFSLFRAPPCVLKKLECVRRSFLGAGRVPNQKSLGLNGKKQFYLIGMGY